In one Ananas comosus cultivar F153 linkage group 12, ASM154086v1, whole genome shotgun sequence genomic region, the following are encoded:
- the LOC109718117 gene encoding pentatricopeptide repeat-containing protein At4g14850, giving the protein MLLPRRDAQSLAAAIELAVSTRSAALGRAAHAAAVRLLPSPLPCFLSNHLINLYSKLDLPSPASSLLLLHPSPSVVSFTALISGAAQHHRPLLALRLLPAMLRRSVRPNHFTLPCALKASSSPLSPPSSGPQIHSLALRLGLLPADPFVASAALDMYLKTGRPADARNLFGEMPRPSAVSFNAVMTNAVLHGRPDDAVRAFFALRRAGERPDTVSLCAFLNACAGASYADLGSQLHGFVSRYGFCADVSVRNALVDFYGKCRRTRDARGVFDEMPLRNVVSWCSMIVVYAQNGAEEDAFKLYLKARSEGVEPTDYMVSSVLTTCSGLSGLDLGRSVHAVAFRACIDANIFVASSLVDMYGKCGSVEDAEKAFDEMPERNLVSWNAMIGGYAQHGRADAALALFDEMVASGEVAPNFVTLVSVITACSRGGYTDEGLELFEKMKERFGIEPRTEHYACVVDLLGRAGMEERAYEFIKEMPIPPSISVWGALLGSCKMHRKTELGRIAAEKLFELDPQDSGNHVLLSNMFASAGRWDEAIEVRKEMKDVGIKKGPGCSWITWKNEVHVFQAKDTTHERSMEIQAMLAKLRTEMEAAGYKPDTGYALYDLEEEEKETEVIQHSEKLALAFGLLCIPPGIPIRITKNLRVCGDCHRAFKFISGILGREIIVRDNNRFHHFRDYGCSCMDYW; this is encoded by the exons ATGCTTCTTCCCCGCCGCGACGCGCAGTCCCTGGCGGCGGCGATCGAGCTCGCCGTGTCGACGCGGTCCGCCGCGCTGGGCCGCGCCGCCCACGCCGCCGCCGTTCGACTCCTCCCCTCGCCGCTCCCTTGCTTCCTCTCCAACCACCTCATCAACCTCTACTCCAAGCTCGACCTCCCCTCCCCagcctcctccctcctcctcctccacccctCCCCCTCCGTCGTCTCCTTCACCGCCCTCATCTCCGGCGCCGCCCAGCACCACCGCCCCCTCCTtgccctccgcctcctccccgcCATGCTCCGCCGCTCCGTCCGCCCCAACCACTTCACCCTCCCCTGCGCCCTCAaagcctcctcctcccccctctcCCCACCCTCCTCGGGCCCCCAGATCCACTCCCTCGCCCTCAGACTCGGCCTCCTCCCCGCCGACCCCTtcgtcgcctccgccgccctcgaCATGTACCTCAAGACCGGCCGCCCCGCCGACGCCCGCAACCTGTTCGGCGAAATGCCCCGCCCGAGCGCCGTCTCCTTCAACGCCGTCATGACCAACGCCGTCCTCCACGGCCGCCCCGACGACGCTGTGCGCGCCTTCTTCGCCCTCCGCCGCGCCGGGGAGCGCCCCGACACCGTCTCGCTCTGCGCCTTCCTCAACGCCTGCGCCGGCGCCTCCTACGCCGACCTCGGCTCCCAGCTCCACGGCTTCGTGAGCCGGTACGGGTTCTGCGCCGACGTGTCTGTGCGCAACGCGCTCGTCGACTTCTACGGCAAGTGCCGTCGCACGCGCGACGCGCGCGGCGTGTTCGACGAGATGCCCCTGAGGAACGTCGTTTCCTGGTGTTCCATGATCGTGGTCTACGCGCAGAACGGCGCCGAGGAGGACGCGTTTAAATTGTACTTGAAAGCGCGGAGCGAAGGAGTGGAGCCTACCGACTACATGGTTTCTAGTGTCTTGACCACTTGCTCCGGCCTATCGGGCCTCGACCTCGGCCGCTCCGTCCATGCGGTGGCCTTTCGCGCCTGCATTGATGCCAACATCTTCGTTGCAAGCTCCCTCGTCGACATGTATGGGAAGTGCGGGAGCGTAGAAGATGCAGAAAAGGCGTTTGACGAAATGCCGGAGAGGAATCTGGTCTCGTGGAATGCCATGATCGGCGGGTACGCGCAGCACGGGCGTGCCGACGCGGCGCTCGCCTTGTTCGACGAGATGGTGGCGAGCGGAGAGGTTGCGCCCAATTTTGTGACGTTGGTTAGCGTGATCACCGCGTGCAGTAGGGGAGGGTACACTGACGAAGGCCTAGAGTTGTttgagaagatgaaggagaggtTTGGGATTGAGCCGCGGACTGAGCACTATGCTTGTGTGGTGGACTTGCTTGGGCGTGCGGGGATGGAGGAGAGGGCGTATGAGTTCATAAAGGAGATGCCGATCCCCCCGTCCATCTCTGTCTGGGGGGCGCTTCTTGGGTCTTGTAAGATGCACAGGAAGACGGAGTTGGGGAGGATCGCAGCAGAGAAGTTGTTTGAGCTCGACCCGCAAGATTCCGGCAATCATGTGCTTCTCTCCAACATGTTTGCCTCGGCAGGAAG GTGGGACGAAGCAATAGAGGtgaggaaggagatgaaggaCGTCGGGATCAAGAAAGGCCCCGGCTGCAGCTGGATCACGTGGAAGAACGAGGTCCACGTGTTCCAGGCCAAGGACACGACGCACGAGCGGAGCATGGAGATCCAAGCCATGCTGGCGAAGCTACGTACAGAGATGGAGGCGGCCGGATACAAACCCGACACTGGTTACGCGCTCTACGATCtcgaagaggaggagaaggagaccGAGGTGATCCAACACAGCGAGAAGCTCGCGCTCGCATTCGGGCTCCTGTGCATCCCTCCAGGGATACCTATCAGGATCACGAAGAACCTTCGCGTTTGTGGGGATTGCCATCGCGCATTTAAGTTCATTTCGGGTATTCTAGGGAGGGAGATTATTGTTAGGGATAATAATAGGTTTCATCATTTTAGGGACTATGGGTGCTCCTGCATGGATTATTGGTAA
- the LOC109718121 gene encoding uncharacterized protein LOC109718121, whose protein sequence is MENQEREGLDSPNSPSTSGTASSSSERRPTHGSNVSLNGALNGGSRGSNVPLYGALNSGARRSNVPLNGALNGGARGSNVPLNGALSSGARGSNVPLNGALNGSARGSNVPLNGALNGGARGSNVPLNGALSGGARGSNVPLNGALNGGARGSNVPLNGALNGGACGNNVPLNGALNGDIRGTNVSLNGGARESSFSNEDIWSQDKQTLESAFRNWSLTDCNRALPSSSSPARHHDKLLLNGNGHIKDLEEPEEMFETYHQRPNAVMPTNTAERSPYRKQTQNDYVRSLQNHGNELQPRTSTWPLIQTSDPSDTLRGSQDPNWNYAATNSHFHNFYLNYAAVNSNYNYNNQLGTDLMNNNPYGYYDQGLCCEAEGFSIHHGENAAYPHVAATIWSNGLTNVVPRIGRADEGDCSSSCHASCLPSHCRYPSGSNYGHDLRPYQEQNSVESMWFPPFSNPGHDQDFNSAESFQLPPVNGRYSLRPQQEYNSVDEIAGRIYYLAKNHEGCRFLRMMLTEGTAEDVHKVFNGLANHFTELSSHPLGSCLIQNLLEVCSTNQRMFICYQLTRSPGKLVRISCDMHGTRVVQKVIEGIKSSDESLWAVSALRPHATTLMKDENGSHVVEQCFQHLLPEHRQLLIDVALAHYVELAMDRRGCCMLQACINHSTGLQKDNLMKAIASMALTLSDDTYGNYVVQFVLEHGTPSSRRLILNSLRGHHVTLSMQKYASNVVEKCLVYGGPDNYGEIVQELIRNPRFSLIAEDQYGNYVVQTALAESKGPLRAALVNAIRRHAAVLRTNLHGKKVLSAAGLKSK, encoded by the exons ATGGAGAACCAGGAGCGAGAGGGGCTCGATAGTCCTAATTCACCATCAACATCTGGCACTGCAAGTTCATCGTCAGAACGCAGACCAACTCATGGTAGTAATGTTTCTTTGAATGGTGCTTTGAACGGCGGGAGTCGTGGTAGCAATGTGCCTTTGTATGGTGCTTTGAACAGCGGCGCTCGTCGTAGCAATGTGCCTTTGAATGGTGCTTTGAACGGCGGCGCTCGTGGCAGCAATGTGCCTTTGAATGGCGCTTTGAGCAGCGGCGCTCGTGGCAGCAATGTGCCTTTGAATGGCGCTTTGAATGGCAGCGCTCGTGGCAGCAATGTGCCTTTGAATGGCGCTTTGAACGGCGGCGCTCGTGGCAGCAATGTGCCTTTGAATGGCGCTTTGAGCGGCGGCGCTCGTGGCAGCAATGTGCCTTTGAATGGCGCTTTGAACGGCGGCGCTCGTGGCAGCAATGTGCCTTTGAATGGTGCTTTGAACGGCGGCGCTTGTGGCAACAATGTGCCTTTGAATGGTGCTTTGAACGGCGACATTCGTGGTACCAATGTGTCTTTGAATGGTGGCGCTCGTGAATCATCGTTTAGCAATGAGGATATCTGGTCGCAGGATAAGCAGACTCTTGAATCAGCATTTAGGAATTGGAGCTTAACAGATTGCAATAGAGCTTTGCCGTCCTCTTCTTCACCTGCGCGTCACCATGATAAATTGTTACTGAACGGAAATGGACATATAAAAGACTTAGAGGAACCAGAGGAGATGTTTGAAACTTATCACCAAAGACCAAATGCAGTCATGCCAACGAACACGGCGGAGAGGAGCCCTTACAGAAAGCAAACACAAAATGACTATGTACGATCGCTGCAAAATCATGGAAATGAGTTGCAACCAAGGACATCAACCTGGCCTCTGATACAGACATCCGATCCCAGCGATACACTGAGAGGCTCGCAAGATCCTAATTGGAATTATGCTGCCACCAATTctcattttcataatttttatttgaattatgctGCTGTTAATTcgaattataattataataatcagCTAGGTACTGATTTGATGAACAACAACCCTTATGGGTATTACGATCAAGGCTTATGCTGTGAAGCTGAGGGTTTTAGCATTCATCATGGCGAAAATGCGGCATACCCGCATGTAGCAGCAACCATCTGGTCCAATGGACTCACAAATGTTGTACCGCGAATTGGTCGAGCTGATGAAGGGGATTGTTCTTCTAGCTGTCATGCCTCTTGTTTGCCTAGCCATTGCCGGTATCCTTCTGGTAGTAATTATGGGCACGATCTGAGGCCATATCAGGAACAGAATTCAGTGGAAAGTATGTGGTTTCCTCCTTTCAGCAATCCTGGACATGATCAGGATTTCAATTCAGCAGAAAGCTTCCAGCTTCCTCCTGTTAATGGGAGATATTCTTTAAGACCGCAGCAGGAATACAATTCAGTGGATGAAATTGCGGGCAGAATATACTACTTGGCAAAGAATCATGAGGGCTGCCGCTTCTTGCGGATGATGCTCACTGAAGGAACCGCAGAAGATGTTCACAAGGTCTTCAATGGGCTCGCGAATCACTTTACCGAACTTTCATCTCACCCTTTGGGGAGTTGTCTAATCCAAAATTTACTCGAAGTGTGCTCCACGAACCAAAGGATGTTTATATGTTATCAGCTTACCAGAAGCCCAGGAAAGCTCGTTCGCATTTCGTGTGACATGCATGG aACTCGAGTGGTTCAAAAGGTGATTGAAGGCATCAAAAGCTCAGATGAAAGCTTATGGGCTGTATCGGCATTAAGGCCTCATGCCACCACACTGATGAAGGATGAGAATGGTTCTCATGTTGTAGAACAATGCTTTCAACATCTTTTGCCCGAGCATAGGCAG CTTCTAATTGATGTGGCTCTTGCTCATTATGTCGAGCTGGCAATGGATCGTAGAGGCTGTTGCATGCTTCAAGCCTGCATCAACCATTCAACTGGTTTGCAAAAAGATAATTTGATGAAGGCTATTGCTTCTATGGCTCTAACCCTTTCAGATGATACATATGG AAACTATGTGGTACAGTTTGTTCTTGAGCATGGGACTCCATCGTCCAGGAGGCTGATACTGAATTCGCTCAGGGGCCATCATGTAACTTTGTCGATGCAGAAATATGCTAGCAATGTTGTTGAGAAATGTCTAGTTTATGGCGGGCCGGACAATTATGGAGAAATCGTCCAAGAACTCATACGCAATCCCAGATTCTCACTTATCGCAGAAGACCAGTACGGAAATTATGTCGTTCAAACAGCTCTTGCAGAATccaag GGGCCTCTTCGTGCTGCTCTGGTTAATGCCATCAGGCGGCATGCTGCGGTACTCCGTACTAACCTTCACGGGAAGAAAGTTCTCTCAGCGGCGGGACTGAAGAGCAAATAG
- the LOC109718472 gene encoding putative H/ACA ribonucleoprotein complex subunit 1-like protein 1, protein MRPPRGGGGFRGRGGGRGGGGGFRGGGFRGGGRGGGGFRDEGPPAEVVEVSSFLHACEGDAVTKLTNEKIPYFNAPIYLQNKTQIGKVDEIFGPINESCFSIKMMEGIIATSYSLGDKFFIDPAKLLPLSRFLPQPKGQQQAGARGGGRGGGRGGPALHTPVS, encoded by the exons ATGCGGCCACCGAGGGGCGGCGGCGGGTTCAGGGGGCGCGGCGGCGgaaggggcggcggcggcgggttcAGGGGTGGCGGGTTCAGGGGCgggggccgcggcggcggcggtttcCGCGACGAGGGTCCCCCCGCCGAGGTCGTAG AGGTGTCCTCGTTTCTCCACGCTTGCGAGGGGGACGCGGTGACGAAGCTCACGAACGAGAAGATACCCTACTTCAACGCCCCGATCTATTTGCAAAACAAGACCCAGATCGGGAAAGTTGATGAGATTTTTGGCCCTATTAATGAATCC TGTTTCTCTATTAAGATGATGGAGGGTATCATCGCGACGTCCTATTCACTGGGTGACAAGTTCTTCATCGACCCTGCGAAGCTGTTGCCGCTGTCGCGGTTTCTCCCGCAGCCAAA GGGACAGCAACAAGCTGGGGCTAGAGGCGGCGGACGCGGTGGCGGAAGAGGCGGCCCCGCCCTT CATACTCCTGTATCTTGA